From the Lathyrus oleraceus cultivar Zhongwan6 chromosome 4, CAAS_Psat_ZW6_1.0, whole genome shotgun sequence genome, one window contains:
- the LOC127073907 gene encoding LOW QUALITY PROTEIN: probable protein phosphatase 2C 6 (The sequence of the model RefSeq protein was modified relative to this genomic sequence to represent the inferred CDS: substituted 2 bases at 2 genomic stop codons), whose amino-acid sequence MQQGSNSQYKTNSSEKADQLLNSFSVYNGHGGFQVANYCRERLHSALIEEIEAXXSRLAGINERNDWQEDWNKVLFNCFQKVDDEVEGIGAGNSGGNGGGSESNIEPIAPETAGSTAVVAILSQTHIIIAKCGDSRAVLYRGKEAMALSADHKQQACSRFF is encoded by the exons ATGCAACAAGGGAGTAATAGTCAGTATAAAACTAATAGTTCGGAAAAAGCCGACCAATTGCTGAATTCTTTCAGTGTCTATAATGGACATGGGGGTTTTCAG GTTGCTAATTACTGCCGGGAACGTCTCCATTCAGCGTTGATTGAGGAGATTGAAGCTTAATAATCGAGATTGGCCGGAATAAATGAGAGAAATGATTGGCAGGAAGATTGGAATAAAGTATTGTTCAACTGTTTTCAGAAAGTTGACGACGAGGTTGAAGGAATCGGTGCAGGTAATAGCGGAGGTAACGGCGGGGGATCTGAGTCTAACATTGAACCTATTGCTCCTGAGACTGCTGGGTCCACTGCAGTGGTTGCCATTTTAAGTCAAACACACATAATAATTGCAAAGTGCGGGGATTCACGAGCTGTCTTGTATCGCGGGAAAGAAGCCATGGCGTTGTCTGCTGATCACAAA CAACAAGCCTGTTCAAGATTCTTCTGA